The nucleotide sequence CCCCGCCGCCGGCCTCCTCGATCAGCTCGCGGGCGGCGTCGGCGGAGCGGGTGTCGTTCCAGAGCAGCGCGGGGCGGACCACCTGCCCCGCCTCGTCCAGGCAGACCATGCCGTGCTGCTGGCCGCCCACCGCGACGGCGGCCACGTCGGCCAGCCCGCCGGCCTCGGCGACGGCCGCCCGCAGGGCGTCCCACCAGGCCCGCGGGTCGACCTCGGTGCCCTCCGGGTGCGGCGCGCGGCCCTGCCGGACCAGCGCGCCGGTCTCCGCGTCCCGGATCACGACCTTGCAGGACTGGGTCGACGAGTCGATCCCGGCGACGAGCGGCATGGCGGCCCGCCTCAGCGCGCGCCGAGCAGGTGCTCGACGGCGAGCTGGTTGAGCCGGACGAAGCCGTAGCCCTGCGCCCCGGCGGCCTCCGGGTCGAACTCCTCGAACGCCGTACGGTCGGCGAGCAGGTCGGCGTAGCCCTCGCCGTCGCCCAGGGTGGGGGCGGCCAGCTCGGTCACCTTGCTGGCGGCCAGCGCCTCGGCCACCTCGGGGTCGGCCCGGAACGCCGCGACCCGCTCCTTGAGCAGCAGGTAGGTGCGCATGTTCGCCTCGGCCGAGGCCCACACGCCGGTGATGTCCTCGGTGCGGGAGGGCTTGTAGTCGAAGTGCCGGGGCCCGTCGTAGGCGGGGCCGCCGTTCGGGCCGCCGTGCTCCAGCAGGTCGACCAGGGCGAACGCGTTGAGCAGGTCGCCGTGGCCGAAGACCAGGTCCTGGTCGTACTTGATGCCGCGCTGGCCGTTGAGGTCGATGTGGAACAGCTTGCCCTGCCAGAGCGCCTGGGCGATGCCGTGCGCGAAGTTCAGCCCGGCCATCTGCTCGTGGCCGACCTCCGGGTTGAGCCCGACCATCTCGGGGCGGGCCAGGGTGGAGATGAACGCCAGCGCGTGGCCGACGGTGGGCAGCAGGATGTCGCCGCGGGGCTCGTTCGGCTTGGGCTCGAGCGCGAAGCGGAGGTCGTAGCCCTGGTCGACGACGTACTGGCAGAGCAGGTCGACCGCCTCGCGGTAGCGGTCCAGCGCCGCGCGGACGTCCTTGGCCACGTCGTACTCGGCGCCCTCCCGGCCGCCCCACATGACGAAGGTGCGCGCACCGAGCTCGGCGGCCAGGTCGACGTTGCGCAGCACCTTGCGCAGCGCGTACCGGCGGACCGAGCGGTCGTTGCTGGTGAAGCCGCCGTCCTTGAACACCGGGTGGGTGAAGAGGTTCGTGGTGACCATGGGCACCACCAGGCCGGTCTCGTCCAGGGCCTTGCGGAAGCGGGCCAGGTGGCCGTCGCGGGTGGCGGCGTCCGCGCCGAAGGGGACGAGGTCGTCGTCGTGGAAGGTGATCCCGTACGCGCCCAGCTCGGCCAGCCGGTGGACGGCCTCGACGGCGTCCAGCTCGGGGCGGGTGGCGTCACCGAACGGGTCCCGGGCCGGCCAGCCCACCGTCCAGAGACCGAAGGAGAACTTGTCCGCAGGGGTGGGACGGGGCGCCATGGTGAACCTCCGGGTGATGGTGGTGGTGCCGACCGCAATTTGTTCAGTGGTTGAATTAAATGACCGCGCTGTGGCAGTGTCAAGGGGTGACCAGCGCCAGCACCGCCGGTGCGGTTCGCCAGGGCAGCCTCCGCGAGCTCAACCTCGCGGTCGTGCTCCGGCGGATCGCCGCCGCCGACCGACCGCCGTCCCGAGCCGGGATCGCCGCCGGGACCGGGCTGACCCGGGCCACCGTCTCGGCCGTCGTCGACGACCTGATCGCCGGCCGCCTGGTCGCCGAGGCGGAACCGGCGCCCCGCACCGGGGCCGGACGGCCCGCCCGTGGGCTCGTGCTGGCGTCCGACGGCCCGGCCGGGCTCGGCCTGGAGGTGAACGTCGACTACCTGGCCGCCTGCGTGGTCGACCTGACCGGGACGGTCCGGCACCACCTGGTGCGCCGCGCCGACCTGCGGCCGGTCTCCCCCGCCGACGCCCTGGAGCGGCTCGCCGCGCTGGCCGCCGAGGCCCGAGCCGCCGCCGTACGCGACGGGCTCACCCTGGCCGGCGCGACCCTCGCCGTGCCGGGCCTGGTCGACAGCGGCGGCCTGGTCCGGCTCGCGCCCAACCTCGGCTGGCGGGACGTCGACGTGCCCGCCCTGCTCGCCGGGCACCCGCTCGCCGAGCCGGTCGACGGCATCCCCCCGCTGGTGGTCGACAACGAGGCCAACCTGGCCGCCCTCGGCGAGCTGCACGCCGGCCCACCGGGCTCGACCAGCTTCCTGCACATCACCGGCGAGATCGGCATCGGCGCCGGGATCGTCCTCGACGGGGTGCTCTACCGGGGCGCCCGCGGCTGGAGCGGCGAGATCGGCCACATCCCCGTACAGCCGCAGGGACGGCCGTGCCGCTGCGGGGGCCAGGGCTGCCTCGAGCGGTACGCGGGCCAGGAGGCCGTCCTGGCCGCCGCCGGCCTGGCCGGCGCGGACCTGCCGGCCGACACCGCGGCCACCCGGCTCGCCGACCTGGCCGGTGCGGGCGACCCGGCCACCCTGGCCGCCCTCGCGGACGCCGGGACCGCCCTCGGGGTGGCCGTGGCGGGCGTGGTGAACCTGCTGGACCTCGACACCGTGGTGCTGGGCGGCGGATACGCCCCGCTCGCCCCCTGGCTGCGCCCGCCCGTGGTCGCGGAGATCGCCCGGCGGGTGCTCACCGCCGCCTGGTCGCCGGTGACGGTACGCCCGGCCGCGCTGGGGGCACGGTCCGCGGCGGTCGGCGGGGCCGCCTCGGTGGTCCGCCGGGTGGTCGACCAGCCGGTGGGCTGGCTGGCCCGTTCGGGCTGACCGGGCGCTCCTCGATCGGCTCACCCGCCCGCCCTCGGTACGCTTGCCGTCAGGCAAACGGATCCGCGACCGAGGAGTGCACCGACAGCATGCGCACGGTTCGACCGGCCGAAGCGCCCGGCCACCGGCGGTGACGACCTCCCGACGCTCGGCCGGGGCCGCGCTGCCGGCCGACTCCCGGCTCGCCCGCGAGCTGCTGGACGGGCTCGCGGAGGCCGTCGTGACCACCGACCCGGCCGGCGTCGTGACCCTGGTCAACGCGATGGCCGTGGAACTCCTCCCCGAACTCACCCCCGGCAGCGACCTGGCCGACTGCGCGGTGCCCGCGCTGGCCGACGCGGTGCGGGGCGGCGCCGGGACCTTCGACACCGAGCACCACGGCCGGTGGCTGCGAGGTGTGCGGCGCCGGCTGGCCGGCGGCACCTGCGCCTGGTACGTACGGGACGTCACCGAGGAGCAGGCCCGGGCCGACGCGCTGCGGGCCGAGCGGTCCCGCACCGCGTTCCTGGCCCAGGCGGGCAGCCGGCTCGGGCTGTCCCTGCACCGGGACCAGACGCTGCGTGCCGCCGTCACCCTGCCGGTGCCCTACCTGGCCGACGCAGCCGTGGTCGTGCACCGCCCGTCCCCGCCCGCCGAGGACCAGCCGCACTGGGTGCGGTACGCCACCGACGACCCGGCCCCGGTGACCGGCGTCGCCGGCTGGCGGACGGTCGAGTCGATGCCCGGGCTCGTCGAGGCGTTGGACGGGGACGCCACCGAGCCCAGCCCCTGGCTCGACGCCGAACCGGCCGACCTGGCCGAGGTGCTGCCCGCGGGCTTCGGCCGGCCGGGCACCGTGCTGATCAGCCCGATGCGCAGCGCCGGCGGCCCGGCCGGAGCGCTCATCCTGGCCCGCCGCGGCGAGCGGGACGGCTTCGACCCGCGGGAGGTCGAGCTGGCCCGGGAGTTCGCCGCCCGCGCGGGCGCCGCGCTGGCCGCCGCCGAACTGTACGGCGAACAGGCCCACCTGGCCCGCGTGCTCCAGAACAGCCTCCTCCCGCCGGACCTGCCGTCGCTGCCCGGGATGGCGCTGGCGGGCGGCTACCGGGCCGCCGGCGACAGCCTGCGCATCGGGGGCGACTTCTACGACCTCTTCCGCACCCCCGGCGGCGGGCTCTTCGCCCTCGGCGACGTCTGCGGCAAGGGCGTCGGCGCGGCGGTGCTGACCGGGCGGGTACGCCAGTCGTTGCAGACCCTGCGGCTGGTCGAGCAGCGCCCGCGGGAGCTGATGGACCTGCTCAACCGCGCGCTGCTGGACGCACCGGACGCGGCCCGCCGGGCGCAGTTCACCACCCTCCTGCTGGGTGCCCTGACCCGCGAGCCGGACGGCGGGCTGCGGGTCCGGGTCGCCGGCGGCGGGCACCCGGCGCCACTGGTGGTGCGCACCGACGGCCGGATCGAACCGGTCCAGGTCGGCGGCATGCCGGTCGGCGCGCTGAGCGCGGCCCGCTTCGTCGAGGCCGAGGTCCGCCTGGCACCGGGCGACCTGCTGGTGGCGTACACCGACGGGGTGACCGAGGCGCCGGGCGGCCCCTCCCGGCTGGAGATGTTCGGCGACGCCCGGCTTCGGCGGGCGCTCGCCTCCGGGGCCGGCCTGCCACCCGCCGCGCTGGTCGACCGGCTGCTCCAGCTCGTCGACGAGTGGCTCGGCGGCCAGGTGCACGACGACATCGCCATGCTGGTCGTGGCGGCGGGCGGGACCGGCCCGGCCGGGTCAGGCGGTGCGGGCCACCGGCGGCTCGCCGGGTGACTCCGGCTCGGCGAGCCGCTCCCCCGCGGACTGGAGCACCGGCCAACCCTCCGCGGCGGCGGCCTCCCCACGCCGGGCGACCTCGTCGAACTCGCGCATCCCACGCATCAGCGCCGCCCGCCCCTCCGCACTCATGCCGGCGAGGATCCCGTCCAGCCGGTGGCGCCGGTCGGCGCGCAGCTCCGCCAGGAGCCGGGTGGCCGCCGGGGTGAGGTGCAGGGCGATCTCGCGCCGGTCGTACCGGCCGGGCTCCCGCTCCAGCATCCCGGCCGCCACCAGCCGGTCACAGAGCCGGCTGGCGGAGGAGAGCAGCATGTCGGTCAGCGTCGCGAGCCGGCGGAGGTTGATCCCGTCGTGCTGCTCGACGACCATGACCGCGCGTAACTGGGCACCGGACAGCCGGCTCGTGGTGCGCTCCCGGGCCGCCTCCCAGACAGCCAGCAGGGTGCCCGCCGCCTCGTCCAGTGCGGCGGCCATACTCGCATCAGGTCCCTGGGGACCGCGTTCTTCGGCCATGGTGGGCCCGAGACTACCCCGCTCACCAGGCCGACGACCTGTGCAAAGGAGCAAAGATGAGCGGACCGGAGGATCGGGCACGGCGGAGCCTCACCGAGGCGCCGACGGATCAGCTCGTCGACCGGCTCGCCGCCGAGCTGAAACGGTCGTACGGGATCTCCCGCACCGAGCTGTACCAGGTCGACTACCGGCTGGCCGCGCTGCTGCCGCTGGGCGGGGGTGAGGCGATCGTCACCCCCGGCCACCCGGCCTGGCGCTGCTTCGACCACCAGGAGCCGATCGTGTCGGAGGGCACCGGCTGGTTCCCGGTCGGGATGCGCGGCGAGCGGCGCGGCGTGCTCCAGCTCTCGCCGCTGCCCGGCGACCCGGCCGCCCTGGCCGAGCTCGACGCCGTCGCCACCGCACTCGGGCACGAGCTGGCCGCCGTGGCCGCCACCACCGACATCTACCTGACCGCGCGGCGCAGCCGCCGGCTCACCCTGGCCGCCGAGATGCAGTGGGAGCTGCTGCCGGGGCGCAGCCGGATCCGCCCCTCGTTCAGCCTGGCCGGCCAGCTGGAGCCCGCGTACGCGGTGCGGGGCGACGGCTTCGACTGGTCCGACGACGGCCGGCGGCTCTGGCTGTCGGTGATCAACGGCTCGGGCGAGGGGGTGGCCGCCTCGATGCTCACCTCGCTGGCGACCCACGCGCTGCGCAACGCCCGCCGCGCCAGGCTGGGGCTGGCCGACCAGGCCGCGCTGGCCGACCAGGCGGTCTACGCGCTGCACCGCGGGGAGCAGCACCTGTCCGCGCTCCTGCTGGAACTGGACCTGGCCGGCGGGACGCTCACCGTGGTCGACGCCGGCTCGCCCCGCCTGGTGCTGCTGCGCGACGGCGAGGTGACCGAGCAGGTCCTCGACAAGCAGTTCCCGCTCGGCATGTTCGAGGACACCGACTACCGGGAGCAGCGGTTCGAGCTGTGCCGGGGGGACCGGCTCTTCGTGGTCAGCGACGGGGTGATCGACGCCACCGCCCAGCACGTCCGCTACGGCGAGACCGCGCTGGACCGCTTCCTGCGGCGTACCGGACCGGTGGAGCCGCTGGACGCGGTCCGGTCGCTGCTCGGCGACCTGCGCGCCTTCGTGGCCGGCGACCTGATCGACGACGCCGTGGTGGTCTGCCTGGACTGGCTCGGCCCGCAGCCCTGACCCGCCCCGGCCGCCCGCCCGGTCAGTACGCCCCGCGGCTGTTGACCACCGCGCCGAAGGTCTTCCAGAGGATGGTGAGGTCGGCGGCGAGCGACCAGTTCTCCACGTAGTAGAGGTCGAGCCGGATGCCGTCCTCCCAGCTCAGGTCGGACCGGCCGCTGACCTGCCAGAGGCCGGTCATGCCGGGCTTGACCAGCAGGCGCCGGGCCACGTCGCCGTCGTACCGGGCCACCTCGGAGGGCAGCGGGGGGCGGGGGCCGACCAGGCTCATGTGGCCGAGCAGCACGTTGGCCAGCTGGGGCAGCTCGTCCAGGGACCACTTGCGCAGCAGCTTTCCGACCCGGGTCACCCGGGGGTCGTCGCGCATCTTGAACATGAGGCCGTCGGTCTCGTTGCGCGCGGCCAGCTCGGCGAGCAGGGCGTCGGCGTTGACCACCATGGTGCGGAACTTGAAGACGCCGAACTCCTTGCCGCCCTGCCCGACCCGGGTCTGGCGGAACAGCACGGGGCCGCGGCTGTCCACCTTGATGGCCAGCGCGATCGCCACCAGCAGGGGCGCCAGCAGGAGCAGCGCGATCAGCGAGATCGAGCGGTCGACCAGCCCCTTGACCAGCTTGCGGGCACCCCGGAACTCGGGTGCCTCGACGTGGATCAGCGGCAGGCCGGCGACCGGCCGGGTGTGGATGCGCGGGCCGGCGACGTCGGTCAGCGCCGGGGCGACCACGAGGTCGACCCCGGTGCCCTCGAGCTGCCAGCCCAGCCGGCGCAGCCGGGTCGCGGTCAGCTCACCGGACGCGGTGACGGCGACGGTGTCCGCGCCGATCGCGGTGGCCGCCTCGGGGATGCCCCGGAACGAGCCGACCACCGGCACGTCGCCGAGCCGCTGCGGCACCGGGGCGAGCAGCGCGTCCGGGATGCAGGCGCCGACCACCTGGTAGCCGGCGTAGGGCTCGCGGCGCAGGGTGTGCACCAGCTCCAGCACGTGCGCGGTGTCGCCCACCACGAGCACCTTGCGGGACCAGCCGGCGCCCCGGTCGCGGGCGCGGTGCAGGCGCTTGCGGGCGGCGAACCGGGCCACCTCGAGGCCGACCGTGCCGACCGCGAAGGAGATGGCCAGGAAGCCCCGGGAGACGCCGACGTCGGCGATGTAGCCGGCGATGGCGATGCCGCCGGCCAGCCGCAGGCTCGCCGCGCTGACCCGGCGGTACTCGTCGGCGCCGTAGCCGAGCACCTGGTCGTCGTAGCAGCGCATCGCCTTGAGCGAGACCAGCCAGACCAGCAGCAGGGCGGGCGCGACCACCACGTACGGGATCTCGGAGCCGCTCGGTTGCTCGTCACCGAACCGGGCCACGTACCCGATCAGGATGGCCACGGTCAGCACGGCGGTGTCCAGCACCGCC is from Micromonospora terminaliae and encodes:
- a CDS encoding MarR family winged helix-turn-helix transcriptional regulator → MAAALDEAAGTLLAVWEAARERTTSRLSGAQLRAVMVVEQHDGINLRRLATLTDMLLSSASRLCDRLVAAGMLEREPGRYDRREIALHLTPAATRLLAELRADRRHRLDGILAGMSAEGRAALMRGMREFDEVARRGEAAAAEGWPVLQSAGERLAEPESPGEPPVARTA
- a CDS encoding PP2C family protein-serine/threonine phosphatase, yielding MTTSRRSAGAALPADSRLARELLDGLAEAVVTTDPAGVVTLVNAMAVELLPELTPGSDLADCAVPALADAVRGGAGTFDTEHHGRWLRGVRRRLAGGTCAWYVRDVTEEQARADALRAERSRTAFLAQAGSRLGLSLHRDQTLRAAVTLPVPYLADAAVVVHRPSPPAEDQPHWVRYATDDPAPVTGVAGWRTVESMPGLVEALDGDATEPSPWLDAEPADLAEVLPAGFGRPGTVLISPMRSAGGPAGALILARRGERDGFDPREVELAREFAARAGAALAAAELYGEQAHLARVLQNSLLPPDLPSLPGMALAGGYRAAGDSLRIGGDFYDLFRTPGGGLFALGDVCGKGVGAAVLTGRVRQSLQTLRLVEQRPRELMDLLNRALLDAPDAARRAQFTTLLLGALTREPDGGLRVRVAGGGHPAPLVVRTDGRIEPVQVGGMPVGALSAARFVEAEVRLAPGDLLVAYTDGVTEAPGGPSRLEMFGDARLRRALASGAGLPPAALVDRLLQLVDEWLGGQVHDDIAMLVVAAGGTGPAGSGGAGHRRLAG
- the xylA gene encoding xylose isomerase; the encoded protein is MAPRPTPADKFSFGLWTVGWPARDPFGDATRPELDAVEAVHRLAELGAYGITFHDDDLVPFGADAATRDGHLARFRKALDETGLVVPMVTTNLFTHPVFKDGGFTSNDRSVRRYALRKVLRNVDLAAELGARTFVMWGGREGAEYDVAKDVRAALDRYREAVDLLCQYVVDQGYDLRFALEPKPNEPRGDILLPTVGHALAFISTLARPEMVGLNPEVGHEQMAGLNFAHGIAQALWQGKLFHIDLNGQRGIKYDQDLVFGHGDLLNAFALVDLLEHGGPNGGPAYDGPRHFDYKPSRTEDITGVWASAEANMRTYLLLKERVAAFRADPEVAEALAASKVTELAAPTLGDGEGYADLLADRTAFEEFDPEAAGAQGYGFVRLNQLAVEHLLGAR
- a CDS encoding sugar transferase, with product MTSATLLTPASTSSRPGGDRPGPTTRAAERAYIRVLAVLDTAVLTVAILIGYVARFGDEQPSGSEIPYVVVAPALLLVWLVSLKAMRCYDDQVLGYGADEYRRVSAASLRLAGGIAIAGYIADVGVSRGFLAISFAVGTVGLEVARFAARKRLHRARDRGAGWSRKVLVVGDTAHVLELVHTLRREPYAGYQVVGACIPDALLAPVPQRLGDVPVVGSFRGIPEAATAIGADTVAVTASGELTATRLRRLGWQLEGTGVDLVVAPALTDVAGPRIHTRPVAGLPLIHVEAPEFRGARKLVKGLVDRSISLIALLLLAPLLVAIALAIKVDSRGPVLFRQTRVGQGGKEFGVFKFRTMVVNADALLAELAARNETDGLMFKMRDDPRVTRVGKLLRKWSLDELPQLANVLLGHMSLVGPRPPLPSEVARYDGDVARRLLVKPGMTGLWQVSGRSDLSWEDGIRLDLYYVENWSLAADLTILWKTFGAVVNSRGAY
- a CDS encoding ROK family protein, which encodes MTALWQCQGVTSASTAGAVRQGSLRELNLAVVLRRIAAADRPPSRAGIAAGTGLTRATVSAVVDDLIAGRLVAEAEPAPRTGAGRPARGLVLASDGPAGLGLEVNVDYLAACVVDLTGTVRHHLVRRADLRPVSPADALERLAALAAEARAAAVRDGLTLAGATLAVPGLVDSGGLVRLAPNLGWRDVDVPALLAGHPLAEPVDGIPPLVVDNEANLAALGELHAGPPGSTSFLHITGEIGIGAGIVLDGVLYRGARGWSGEIGHIPVQPQGRPCRCGGQGCLERYAGQEAVLAAAGLAGADLPADTAATRLADLAGAGDPATLAALADAGTALGVAVAGVVNLLDLDTVVLGGGYAPLAPWLRPPVVAEIARRVLTAAWSPVTVRPAALGARSAAVGGAASVVRRVVDQPVGWLARSG
- a CDS encoding PP2C family protein-serine/threonine phosphatase, whose amino-acid sequence is MSGPEDRARRSLTEAPTDQLVDRLAAELKRSYGISRTELYQVDYRLAALLPLGGGEAIVTPGHPAWRCFDHQEPIVSEGTGWFPVGMRGERRGVLQLSPLPGDPAALAELDAVATALGHELAAVAATTDIYLTARRSRRLTLAAEMQWELLPGRSRIRPSFSLAGQLEPAYAVRGDGFDWSDDGRRLWLSVINGSGEGVAASMLTSLATHALRNARRARLGLADQAALADQAVYALHRGEQHLSALLLELDLAGGTLTVVDAGSPRLVLLRDGEVTEQVLDKQFPLGMFEDTDYREQRFELCRGDRLFVVSDGVIDATAQHVRYGETALDRFLRRTGPVEPLDAVRSLLGDLRAFVAGDLIDDAVVVCLDWLGPQP